From one Lotus japonicus ecotype B-129 chromosome 3, LjGifu_v1.2 genomic stretch:
- the LOC130742783 gene encoding uncharacterized protein At2g29880-like — MSKSKGQAGEPTQVRVVILRWTEDMDQILLDAFCEEVTKGNRPDGAWTTQGYANVLEALKAGVSPTMTKQNIKNRMKTMKDNFTEAYDLFKGLSGFAWSPMTKRFEAEDHVWEELIKEKPHGNDRKSSTMIH, encoded by the exons ATGTCAAAGAGTAAAGGTCAAGCTGGGGAACCTACTCAAGTCCGTGTTGTGATCTTGAGGTGGACTGAAGACATGGACCAAATATTACTGGATGCCTTTTGTGAGGAGGTTACCAAGGGAAATAGGCCGGATGGTGCATGGACAACGCAAGGCTATGCTAATGTACTTGAGGCATTAAAGGCTGGCGTTTCACCAACCATGACAAagcaaaatattaaaaatagaaTGAAAACCATGAAGGATAACTTCACTGAGGCTTATGATCTATTCAAAGGTCTTAGTGGCTTTGCATGGAGTCCAATGACTAAGAGGTTTGAGGCTGAGGATCATGTATGGGAGGAATTAATTAAG GAAAAACCTCATGGAAACGATCGCAAGTCAAGCACTATGATACATTGA
- the LOC130742782 gene encoding uncharacterized protein LOC130742782: MKFTYVLAGWEGTASDSRILKDALSREDPLIIPEGKFYLGDARFMLKPGILTPYRGVRYHLKEYSTRGPQNPRELFNLRHSSLRNVIERTFGVLKKRFPIIFSGTEPHYSFEVMRNIVVACNILHNFLMGVDIDEALMAEVDRELLQRDIDRSQAQRDEEYRQGQLLRDNIANEMWNVYQV, from the exons ATGAAATTCACATACGTTCTAGCAGGGTGGGAAGGAACAGCTTCAGACTCTAGAATTTTAAAGGATGCCTTGAGTAGGGAAGACCCTTTAATAATACCAGAAG GAAAATTTTATCTTGGGGATGCGCGATTTATGCTTAAACCTGGGATACTTACACCATATAGAGGTGTTCGTTATCACTTGAAGGAGTATTCAACTCGAGGCCCCCAAAATCCTAGAGAGTTGTTCAACCTACGCCACTCTTCACTCAGAAATGTCATAGAGAGAACTTTTGGtgtattaaaaaaaagattTCCCATCATATTCAGCGGAACAGAACCACATTATTCGTTTGAAGTAATGAGGAACATAGTAGTTGCTTGCAATATActgcataattttttaatggGTGTGGACATTGATGAAGCCTTAATGGCTGAAGTTGACCGTGAATTGCTTCAACGTGACATAGATAGATCCCAGGCTCAACGTGATGAGGAGTACAGACAAGGCCAACTTCTAAGGGATAATATTGCAAATGAAATGTGGAATGTTTATCAAGTTTAG
- the LOC130742786 gene encoding F-box protein MAX2, translating into MSNAAETTVRHLPEEILLKVFSGVSDTRTRNSLSLVCRSFYCFERRTRSSLTLRGIARDLYLIPTCFAHVTHLDLSLLSPWGHALLCSSSTADPHHLAQRLRDAFPRVTSLVVYAREPTTLHLLLLSPWPELRHVRLVRWHQRPPSSPAGSDFATLFSRCRSLTSLDLSAFYHWPEDLPPVLTANPAAAASLRRLNLLKTSFTEGFKSHEIESITASCPNLEHFLVACTFDPRYIGFVGDETLSAIPSNCPKLSLLHLADTSSFSNRSDDDGNGGEDARISHETLVALFSGLPLLEELVLDVCKNVRESSFAMEVLSKKCPNLRVLRLGQFQGICLAIGSKLDGIALCQGLRSLSIHGCADLDDMGLIEIARGCSRLVQFELQGCKLVTEKGLGTMACLLRKTLVDVKVSCCVNLDTAAALRALDPIRDRIERLHVDCVWNGLKDSDDNMGGGLLNFDLNDPNGGAEIMDCFGDEECEDPSKRKRQRCEYGLEGDDSLVQSNGNGYYGKNWDRLRYLSLWIKVGDLLNLLPVAGLEDCPNLEEIRVKVEGDCRGQPKPAESEFGLSILACYPQLSKMQLDCGDTRGYVLTAPSGQMDLSLWERFFLNGISSLSLNELHYWPPQDEDVNLRSVSLPAAGLLQECYTLRKLIIHGTAHEHFMNFFLKIPNLRDVQLREDYYPAPASDMSTEIRVGSCSRFEDALNRRHICD; encoded by the coding sequence ATGAGTAACGCTGCTGAAACCACCGTCAGGCACTTGCCGGAGGAGATCCTGTTGAAGGTGTTCTCCGGGGTTAGTGATACCCGGACGCGGAACTCGCTCTCGCTTGTTTGCCGGAGCTTCTACTGCTTCGAGCGCAGGACGCGCTCCTCCCTCACGCTCCGGGGAATCGCGCGTGACCTCTACTTGATCCCGACCTGCTTCGCGCACGTCACGCACCTCGACTTGTCGCTCCTCTCGCCGTGGGGCCACGCGCTGCTCTGCTCGTCCTCCACCGCCGACCCTCACCACCTTGCCCAACGCCTCCGCGACGCCTTCCCGCGCGTGACCTCGCTCGTCGTCTACGCGCGCGAACCGACCACGCTCCACCTTCTCCTGCTCTCTCCCTGGCCGGAGCTCCGCCATGTTCGCCTTGTCCGATGGCACCAGCGCCCGCCGTCGTCGCCAGCTGGATCTGACTTCGCGACTTTGTTCTCGCGCTGCCGATCGCTCACCTCGCTGGATCTCTCCGCCTTCTACCACTGGCCGGAGGATCTCCCGCCTGTCCTGACAGCGAACCCCGCCGCCGCCGCATCTCTACGGCGGCTGAACCTCCTAAAGACGTCGTTCACGGAGGGCTTCAAGTCTCACGAAATCGAATCCATCACCGCATCTTGCCCTAACCTGGAGCACTTTCTCGTGGCCTGCACTTTCGATCCGAGATACATAGGGTTCGTCGGTGACGAGACGCTGTCGGCGATCCCTTCCAATTGCCCCAAGCTCTCGCTCCTTCACCTTGCTGATACGTCATCGTTTTCGAACCGGAGCGACGATGACGGTAACGGCGGGGAGGACGCGAGGATTAGCCACGAGACGCTGGTGGCGTTGTTCTCCGGGCTTCCCCTTTTGGAAGAGCTGGTGCTAGATGTTTGTAAAAATGTCAGAGAGAGTAGTTTTGCTATGGAGGTTTTGAGTAAGAAGTGTCCCAATTTGAGGGTTCTCAGGTTGGGTCAGTTTCAGGGGATTTGCTTGGCCATTGGGTCAAAGCTCGATGGAATTGCCCTTTGCCAAGGGCTTCGATCCTTGTCCATTCATGGCTGTGCGGACCTCGATGACATGGGGTTGATTGAGATTGCAAGAGGTTGTTCCAGGTTGGTTCAGTTTGAGCTTCAGGGCTGCAAGCTTGTCACGGAGAAAGGGTTGGGGACCATGGCTTGCTTGCTTCGTAAGACTCTTGTGGATGTCAAGGTTTCTTGCTGTGTCAATCTCGACACCGCGGCGGCACTCAGAGCTCTGGACCCTATCCGGGACCGGATTGAGCGGCTTCATGTGGATTGCGTGTGGAATGGCTTGAAGGACAGTGATGACAACATGGGAGGTGGTCTTCTCAATTTTGACCTGAATGACCCCAATGGTGGTGCTGAAATCATGGATTGCTTTGGGGATGAGGAATGTGAAGACCCAAGCAAAAGGAAGAGGCAGAGATGCGAGTATGGACTAGAGGGTGATGATTCCTTGGTGCAAAGCAATGGCAATGGTTACTATGGCAAGAACTGGGACAGGCTGCGTTATCTCTCTCTTTGGATAAAGGTTGGTGATCTTCTGAATCTCTTACCGGTGGCAGGGTTGGAGGATTGCCCTAACCTGGAAGAGATTCGTGTGAAGGTTGAAGGAGATTGCAGGGGGCAGCCAAAACCAGCTGAGAGTGAATTTGGTCTCAGCATCCTGGCTTGTTATCCACAGCTATCAAAGATGCAGCTGGATTGTGGTGATACAAGAGGCTATGTGCTCACAGCGCCTTCAGGGCAGATGGATCTGAGCTTGTGGGAGAGGTTTTTTCTCAATGGGATTAGTAGTTTGAGTCTGAATGAGCTTCATTACTGGCCACCACAAGATGAGGACGTAAACCTGAGGAGTGTTTCACTTCCAGCTGCCGGCTTACTTCAAGAATGTTACACCCTGAGGAAGCTTATCATTCATGGGACAGCTCATGAACATTTCATGAATTTTTTCCTCAAGATCCCAAACCTGAGGGATGTGCAGCTGCGAGAGGATTATTATCCAGCACCGGCAAGTGACATGAGCACGGAGATCAGGGTGGGTTCATGCAGCCGCTTTGAAGATGCATTAAACAGGCGTCATATCTGTGATTGA